In Nitratireductor basaltis, the following are encoded in one genomic region:
- a CDS encoding NIPSNAP family protein — protein MLYDHRTYVCRPGTIKKHLALYEQHGWPVQRKHLGEPLLYAATETGDVNSYVHIWVYESAGDRESKRAKLQADPAWQNYLKLSAEAGYLISQNNKLLKPTPFFG, from the coding sequence ATGCTCTACGATCACCGCACTTATGTTTGCCGTCCGGGCACGATCAAGAAACATCTGGCGCTTTATGAGCAGCATGGCTGGCCGGTGCAGCGCAAGCATCTGGGTGAGCCGCTTCTTTATGCTGCGACCGAGACCGGTGACGTGAACTCCTATGTCCATATCTGGGTCTACGAGAGTGCAGGTGACCGCGAATCCAAGCGCGCGAAATTGCAGGCTGATCCGGCATGGCAGAACTATCTGAAGCTTTCTGCCGAGGCCGGCTACCTCATAAGCCAGAACAACAAGCTTCTGAAGCCGACGCCTTTCTTCGGCTGA
- a CDS encoding FadR/GntR family transcriptional regulator, whose translation MAVGSGAKMKVSLSAKVAAALRDEIEQGVFPVGAKLPTEPSLIERFAVSRTVVREAIAALRADGLVESRHGSGVFVLQPPAPVGGLHLFDEMHRKISDIIEELELRASVEIEAAGLAAERCSPAQEADIQAQLDAFQAALEQGRSTAQHDFEFHMAVARATNNSRFEAFLSHLGKRTIPRSKLADEQAMRALRENRDVQLHQEHVAVADAIYARDPLRAREAMRVHLGGSLKRYRVLGRSASEK comes from the coding sequence ATGGCTGTTGGTAGCGGAGCCAAGATGAAAGTCAGTCTGTCGGCAAAAGTTGCTGCTGCTCTGCGTGACGAGATCGAGCAGGGCGTCTTTCCCGTGGGGGCGAAATTGCCCACGGAGCCATCCCTGATCGAGCGCTTTGCGGTGAGTCGCACGGTCGTGCGCGAAGCAATTGCCGCTCTTCGTGCGGATGGTCTGGTCGAATCGCGTCACGGCTCCGGTGTCTTTGTCCTGCAACCCCCGGCGCCTGTCGGGGGATTGCACCTTTTCGACGAGATGCATCGCAAGATTTCCGATATTATTGAAGAGCTTGAGTTGCGCGCGTCCGTCGAGATCGAGGCTGCGGGTCTGGCCGCGGAACGCTGTTCGCCAGCGCAGGAAGCCGACATCCAGGCCCAACTCGATGCTTTCCAGGCGGCATTGGAGCAAGGTAGGTCGACGGCTCAGCATGACTTCGAGTTTCATATGGCTGTAGCCCGTGCGACCAACAATTCCCGCTTTGAGGCTTTCCTCTCTCACCTGGGGAAGCGAACCATTCCCCGAAGCAAGCTCGCGGACGAGCAGGCTATGCGGGCGCTGCGCGAGAACCGAGATGTCCAGCTTCACCAGGAGCATGTTGCGGTTGCGGACGCGATCTATGCGCGCGATCCGCTCCGGGCGCGCGAAGCGATGCGGGTGCATCTTGGTGGTTCGCTCAAGCGTTATCGGGTGCTCGGTCGGTCGGCATCTGAAAAATAG
- the kdgD gene encoding 5-dehydro-4-deoxyglucarate dehydratase: MTPENIQSRIASGLLSFPVTHFNADNTLNLDSYSRHIDWLCKHDAAALFAAGGTGEFFSMTPAEVVETVRAAKSAASDMPIISGCGYGTETAKEIARGAEQAGADGLLLLPHYLIHAPQEGLYQHIKAVCDVTGLGVIVYNRDNSVVSAETLERLAEACPNLIGFKDGTGRIDLVREITARLGDRLCYVGGMPTHELFAEPYYGAGVTTYSSAVFNFIPETALAFYSALQAGDKATVQRILEDFFFPFARLRDRQPGYAVSAIKAGVELAGFQPGHVRAPLTDLTNEERGILQALVQKVEKGRRASAA, from the coding sequence ATGACACCTGAAAACATCCAATCACGCATTGCCAGCGGGCTACTTTCGTTTCCGGTCACGCATTTCAATGCGGACAACACGCTCAATCTCGACAGCTATTCCAGGCATATCGATTGGCTGTGCAAGCACGATGCCGCCGCACTTTTTGCCGCTGGTGGCACGGGCGAGTTTTTCTCCATGACGCCCGCCGAGGTGGTCGAGACAGTACGGGCGGCGAAATCCGCGGCCAGCGACATGCCGATCATTTCGGGTTGCGGCTATGGTACCGAAACGGCGAAGGAGATTGCACGCGGCGCGGAGCAGGCGGGTGCGGACGGGCTGCTGCTGCTTCCACATTATCTGATCCACGCGCCGCAAGAGGGGCTGTATCAGCACATCAAGGCAGTGTGTGATGTCACCGGTCTTGGTGTCATCGTCTACAACCGCGACAACTCGGTCGTCTCAGCCGAGACGCTGGAGCGTCTGGCAGAAGCCTGCCCGAACCTCATCGGCTTCAAGGATGGCACGGGCCGCATCGATCTCGTGCGGGAGATCACGGCACGCCTTGGCGACAGGCTCTGCTACGTCGGCGGAATGCCAACACATGAGCTCTTCGCCGAGCCCTATTACGGCGCAGGAGTCACCACCTATTCCTCGGCAGTGTTCAACTTCATTCCCGAGACAGCGCTCGCATTCTATTCGGCCCTTCAGGCGGGCGACAAGGCCACGGTCCAGCGCATTCTGGAAGACTTCTTCTTCCCCTTTGCGCGTCTTCGTGATCGCCAGCCGGGCTACGCGGTTTCCGCGATCAAGGCCGGCGTCGAACTAGCCGGTTTCCAGCCCGGACATGTGCGCGCGCCACTTACTGATCTGACGAATGAGGAGCGCGGCATCCTGCAGGCGCTGGTTCAGAAGGTTGAGAAAGGTCGCAGGGCTTCTGCTGCCT